The region GCCATGACAAAGCGATTAGCGCTCGAAGAAGGCGTATTTGCAGGAATGAGTTCCGGTGGTTCTGTAGCAGCCGCCTTGAAAATTGCCGAAGAAATAGAATCTGGCGTAATTGTAGCTATCATTTGTGATCGCGGAGATCGTTACTTGTCTTCGGATTTATTTGATTAGAGTCATTTATAACATAAAAAGAAAGGCTTATTTTTAAAAATGAGCCTTTCTTTTGATAAATAATACTATGGCAATTATTGTTCTAAGCTTGCTACCGAAGTAATTTCCGCATTTAGTACTTTAGAAACAGGACAATTTTTTTCGGCCTTCGTTACTAATTCTTGAAAAACGGCATCCGAAATTCCTTTTATTGTAGCCTTTACCGTTAGATGAGAACCTATAATGGTTCCTTCGACCAAATTAATGACAGCTTGAGTTTCGATACTTTCAATCTCAAAACCAGCTTCAGTTATATAAGCCGAAAGTTGCATTGTAAAACAGCCGGAATGAGCTGCAGCTATTAGTTCCTCCGGATTTGTACCAATTCCTTCTTCAAAACGGGAA is a window of Flavobacterium acetivorans DNA encoding:
- a CDS encoding OsmC family protein — protein: MKRKATAIWKGSLKEGGGTLTTQSKVLDTTQYSFHSRFEEGIGTNPEELIAAAHSGCFTMQLSAYITEAGFEIESIETQAVINLVEGTIIGSHLTVKATIKGISDAVFQELVTKAEKNCPVSKVLNAEITSVASLEQ